From one Gemmobacter sp. genomic stretch:
- the zapA gene encoding cell division protein ZapA, which translates to MPELDISIGGRSFQVACQPGEEAFLRAAAALLDAEAAPLAAQAGRMPESRLLLMAGLMLADRFAGIEEQLRHAEGRLRDLESRPAPPPERVEVPVEVRVEIPVVPQAVLDRLASMTAEAEALAQLLEDRAGALADAAADEQG; encoded by the coding sequence ATGCCCGAGCTTGACATCTCGATCGGGGGCCGGTCGTTCCAGGTCGCCTGCCAGCCGGGCGAGGAAGCCTTTCTGCGCGCCGCCGCCGCCCTGCTGGATGCTGAAGCGGCGCCGCTGGCGGCACAGGCCGGCCGCATGCCCGAATCGCGGCTGCTGCTGATGGCGGGGCTGATGCTGGCCGACCGCTTTGCCGGCATCGAGGAACAGCTGCGCCACGCCGAAGGCCGCCTGCGCGACCTGGAATCGCGCCCCGCCCCGCCCCCCGAACGGGTCGAGGTGCCGGTCGAGGTGCGGGTGGAAATCCCGGTGGTGCCGCAGGCGGTGCTGGACCGCCTGGCCAGCATGACCGCCGAGGCCGAGGCGCTGGCCCAACTGCTGGAAGACCGCGCCGGCGCCTTGGCCGATGCGGCCGCGGATGAGCAGGGCTGA
- a CDS encoding arginyltransferase, translating to MRHTLPIAPQFYVTAPQPCPYLDGRMERKLFTALQGDPAERLNDTLSKQGFRRSQNVLYRPSCAECSACLSARIRVADFEPTRTQRRTMKRNADLRRNATSPWATEDQYALFRRYLDSRHADGGMADMDVFEFAAMIEETPIRTRVVEYSRPPEPGEQGRPLTAVCLTDILDDGLSMVYSFYDPDLLHLSLGTWVILDHIQIAREAGLPFVYLGYWVPGSRKMGYKAQFSALEIYKGGRWQPIGDPDSHEATLHPLSVDPIAEQVARIQLPDGLSGR from the coding sequence ATGCGCCACACCCTTCCCATCGCGCCGCAGTTCTATGTGACGGCCCCGCAGCCCTGCCCGTATCTTGACGGGCGGATGGAACGCAAGCTGTTCACCGCGCTGCAAGGCGACCCGGCGGAACGGCTGAACGACACGCTGTCGAAACAGGGCTTCCGGCGCAGCCAGAACGTGCTGTATCGCCCGTCCTGCGCGGAATGTTCCGCCTGCCTGTCGGCCCGCATCCGGGTGGCCGATTTCGAACCCACCCGCACCCAGCGCCGCACGATGAAGCGCAATGCCGACCTGCGCCGCAACGCGACCAGCCCCTGGGCGACCGAAGACCAGTATGCGCTGTTCCGCCGCTACCTCGACAGCCGCCATGCCGATGGCGGCATGGCCGACATGGATGTCTTCGAATTCGCCGCCATGATCGAGGAAACCCCGATCCGCACCCGGGTGGTGGAATATTCCCGCCCGCCGGAGCCCGGCGAACAGGGCCGCCCGCTGACCGCCGTCTGCCTGACCGACATCCTGGATGACGGCCTGAGCATGGTCTATTCGTTCTACGACCCCGACCTCTTGCACCTCAGCCTGGGCACCTGGGTCATCCTCGACCATATCCAGATCGCGCGCGAGGCGGGGTTGCCCTTTGTCTATCTGGGCTACTGGGTGCCGGGCAGCCGCAAGATGGGCTACAAGGCGCAGTTTTCCGCGCTGGAAATCTACAAGGGCGGCCGCTGGCAACCCATCGGCGACCCCGACAGCCACGAGGCGACGCTGCATCCGCTGTCGGTGGACCCGATCGCCGAACAGGTCGCCCGCATCCAGCTGCCCGACGGGCTGAGCGGCCGCTGA
- a CDS encoding RDD family protein, with translation MTYATFEPSPGLPDPDRQPGFYSGIVTKRFLAWLVDLIVVFVITGLLSLVTIVGLFFIPVIWLVVDFCYRTVTLTNRSGTWGHRLMGIQFRDSTGRRFDLGTAGLHTLGYLLSMSFLLPQIVSVVLMLTGARGQSLTDVVLGSAAINRPADGV, from the coding sequence ATGACCTACGCCACCTTCGAACCCTCGCCCGGCCTGCCCGACCCCGACCGCCAGCCGGGATTCTATTCCGGCATCGTCACCAAGCGGTTCCTGGCCTGGCTGGTGGACCTGATCGTCGTCTTCGTGATCACGGGCCTGCTGTCGCTGGTCACCATCGTGGGGCTGTTCTTCATTCCGGTGATCTGGCTGGTGGTCGATTTCTGCTACCGCACCGTCACCCTGACCAACCGTTCCGGCACCTGGGGCCACCGGCTGATGGGCATCCAGTTCCGCGACAGCACCGGGCGCCGGTTCGATCTGGGCACGGCGGGCCTGCATACGCTGGGCTACCTGCTGTCGATGTCGTTCCTGTTGCCGCAGATCGTGTCGGTGGTGCTGATGCTGACCGGCGCGCGGGGGCAAAGCCTGACCGACGTTGTCCTGGGCTCGGCCGCGATCAACCGCCCGGCCGATGGGGTATAA
- a CDS encoding DUF2852 domain-containing protein: protein MTTYTLPAPRRSWLGRAEDWLDGKGRGAWIAAMVLGFVLFWPIGLGLVFYITYTNRWRKDDMFGTRRCGHSRTMARHGFNAMRPSGNSAFDAYKAETLRRLEEEQEAFESFLQRLRDAKDKQEFDAFMDDRAKAARNAGATPEPAEGAGSY from the coding sequence ATGACCACCTACACCCTGCCCGCTCCGCGCCGCTCCTGGCTCGGCCGCGCCGAAGACTGGCTCGATGGCAAGGGCCGCGGGGCCTGGATCGCCGCCATGGTGCTGGGCTTTGTGCTGTTCTGGCCCATCGGGCTGGGGCTTGTGTTCTACATCACCTATACCAACCGCTGGAGGAAAGACGACATGTTCGGAACCCGCCGCTGCGGCCACAGCCGCACCATGGCCCGCCACGGCTTCAACGCGATGCGCCCGTCGGGCAACAGCGCCTTCGACGCCTACAAGGCCGAAACCCTGCGCCGCCTGGAAGAAGAACAGGAAGCGTTCGAATCCTTCCTGCAACGTCTGCGCGATGCCAAGGACAAGCAGGAATTCGACGCCTTCATGGATGATCGCGCCAAGGCCGCCCGCAATGCCGGCGCCACGCCGGAACCCGCCGAAGGCGCGGGCAGTTACTGA
- a CDS encoding DUF2125 domain-containing protein produces MRGLLWVAVLALLGWSGWWWFAADTADKAARGWFAARQAEGWQASHGGIAVQGFPSRIDLTLDHPDIAPPHGGWRWQAPFVQVLSLSYKPWHLIAAFANDQRLDTPAGPLQLASDKLQASLVLVPGPDLALDRFQLAGDGLRLTGAADLAITHLSAATRPAVGLALAHDLGIEAQGITPPAALLASLPASALPAQIPLVRLDATLSLSAPLDRHAGQTRPQLQRLTLREARLDWGEIRAHVSGELTPDAAGLAQGRLDLRLEGAAKALDLAVATGLIAPEARANWQAAIAALAPAGQTLTLPVQLSGGRMLVGPFAIGPAPRLR; encoded by the coding sequence ATGCGCGGGCTGTTGTGGGTGGCGGTGCTGGCCCTGCTGGGCTGGTCGGGCTGGTGGTGGTTTGCCGCCGATACGGCGGACAAGGCGGCGCGCGGCTGGTTCGCGGCACGACAGGCCGAAGGCTGGCAGGCCAGCCATGGCGGCATCGCCGTGCAGGGCTTTCCCAGCCGCATCGACCTGACGCTCGACCACCCCGACATTGCCCCGCCCCACGGCGGCTGGCGCTGGCAGGCGCCCTTCGTGCAGGTGCTGTCGCTCAGCTACAAGCCCTGGCACCTGATCGCCGCCTTCGCCAACGACCAACGGCTGGATACGCCCGCCGGCCCCCTGCAACTGGCCAGCGACAAGTTGCAGGCCAGTCTGGTGCTGGTCCCCGGCCCCGATCTGGCGCTGGACCGTTTCCAGCTGGCGGGCGACGGGTTGCGGCTGACCGGCGCGGCCGATCTGGCCATCACGCATCTGTCGGCGGCCACCCGGCCGGCCGTGGGACTGGCACTGGCGCATGATCTGGGGATCGAGGCACAAGGGATCACCCCACCCGCCGCGCTGCTGGCCAGCCTGCCGGCCAGCGCCCTGCCCGCGCAGATCCCGCTGGTGCGGCTGGATGCCACGCTGTCGCTGTCCGCCCCGCTGGACCGCCACGCCGGCCAGACCCGCCCGCAGCTGCAACGCCTCACCCTGCGCGAGGCGCGGCTGGACTGGGGCGAGATCCGCGCCCATGTCTCGGGCGAGCTGACCCCCGATGCGGCCGGCCTGGCCCAGGGCCGGCTGGACCTGCGGCTGGAGGGCGCGGCCAAGGCGCTGGATCTGGCGGTGGCCACCGGGCTGATCGCGCCCGAGGCGCGGGCGAACTGGCAGGCGGCCATCGCCGCGCTGGCCCCGGCGGGCCAGACACTGACCCTGCCGGTGCAGCTGTCGGGCGGCAGGATGCTGGTCGGACCCTTTGCCATCGGCCCGGCGCCCCGGCTGCGGTAA
- a CDS encoding gamma-glutamylcyclotransferase, giving the protein MTQTAPRPLWIFAYGSLMWQPDFPVADARVARATGWHRSFCMWSIHHRGSAEAPGLVLALDRADGGLCDGLALRVAPGAEDETLAMVRDRELVSSAYLEITLPVTFRDGGGADTLAYVIDPGHAQYVGALDPEEQARIIARSCGGRGRNCDYLWSTVAHLDELGIADADLRWLAARVRQLVTG; this is encoded by the coding sequence GTGACCCAGACCGCCCCCCGCCCCCTGTGGATTTTCGCCTATGGCTCGTTGATGTGGCAGCCGGATTTTCCGGTGGCGGACGCGCGCGTGGCGCGGGCCACGGGGTGGCACCGCAGTTTCTGCATGTGGTCGATCCACCATCGCGGCAGCGCCGAGGCGCCGGGACTGGTGCTGGCGCTGGACCGGGCCGATGGCGGGCTGTGCGACGGGCTGGCGCTGCGTGTGGCGCCGGGGGCCGAGGATGAAACGCTGGCCATGGTGCGCGACCGTGAACTGGTGTCGTCGGCCTATCTGGAAATCACCCTGCCGGTGACCTTCCGCGACGGGGGCGGGGCCGATACGCTGGCCTATGTCATCGACCCCGGCCATGCGCAGTATGTCGGCGCGCTGGACCCCGAGGAGCAGGCCCGCATCATCGCGCGGTCCTGCGGCGGGCGGGGGCGGAACTGCGATTACCTGTGGTCCACCGTGGCGCATCTGGACGAACTGGGCATCGCCGATGCAGATCTGCGCTGGCTGGCCGCCCGGGTGCGCCAGCTGGTGACGGGCTAA
- a CDS encoding N-acetylmuramoyl-L-alanine amidase, which translates to MIGTLARAMAALMLALMLASGTAQAQQFSALARADGAASRLWAEGDALALDLAISHPVPWRVRFLAAPPRLVVDFREVDFRGLDPARMMAAVPGQVTDLRAGPLRQGWSRLVVALDRPRLLAEAELRTAGQGGDGALLRLRLRPADPASFAAEVARPDPPGWTLPKPAVTPAPRKPRGQGPLVVVLDPGHGGLDPGAERDGHSEAALMLTFARELKEALVRAGTARVVMTREDDSFVPLETRVAIAHQAGADVFISLHADAVSEGLATGATVYTLAAAASDEASAALAERHDRDALMSGVDLTGQDDLIAGVLMDMARRETAPRAARLAGALVGALRDARLPLHKVPQRGAAFSVLKAPDIPSVLIELGYMSSPRDLARLTDPAWRAQMAGAIVAGLSGWAVADAAAAVLLRQ; encoded by the coding sequence ATGATCGGAACACTGGCACGGGCAATGGCGGCGCTGATGCTGGCACTGATGCTGGCATCGGGGACGGCGCAGGCGCAGCAGTTTTCCGCGCTGGCCCGCGCCGATGGGGCCGCCAGCCGCTTGTGGGCCGAGGGCGACGCGCTGGCGCTGGATCTGGCGATCAGCCATCCGGTGCCGTGGCGGGTGCGGTTTCTGGCCGCGCCGCCCCGGCTGGTCGTCGATTTCCGCGAGGTGGATTTTCGCGGCCTCGATCCCGCGCGGATGATGGCGGCCGTGCCGGGCCAGGTGACCGACCTGCGCGCAGGCCCGTTGCGGCAGGGCTGGTCGCGGCTGGTGGTGGCGCTGGACCGCCCCCGCCTGCTGGCCGAGGCCGAATTGCGCACCGCCGGGCAGGGCGGCGATGGCGCGCTGCTGCGGCTGCGGCTGCGGCCTGCCGACCCGGCGTCCTTCGCGGCCGAGGTGGCGCGCCCCGATCCGCCGGGCTGGACCTTGCCGAAACCCGCCGTCACGCCTGCGCCGCGCAAGCCGCGCGGGCAGGGGCCGCTGGTGGTGGTGCTGGACCCCGGCCATGGCGGGCTGGATCCGGGGGCCGAACGCGATGGCCATTCCGAAGCCGCGCTGATGCTGACCTTTGCGCGTGAACTGAAAGAGGCGCTGGTGCGCGCCGGCACCGCCCGCGTGGTGATGACGCGCGAGGATGACAGCTTTGTCCCGCTGGAAACCCGGGTTGCCATCGCGCATCAGGCCGGGGCGGATGTGTTCATCTCGCTCCATGCCGATGCGGTGTCCGAAGGGCTGGCGACCGGCGCCACCGTCTATACCCTTGCCGCCGCCGCCTCGGACGAGGCATCCGCGGCGCTGGCCGAACGGCATGACCGCGATGCGCTGATGTCGGGGGTGGATCTGACCGGGCAGGATGACCTGATCGCCGGGGTGCTGATGGATATGGCGCGGCGCGAGACGGCCCCGCGCGCGGCGCGGCTGGCGGGTGCGCTGGTGGGGGCCCTGCGCGATGCGCGGCTGCCGCTGCACAAGGTGCCGCAGCGGGGCGCGGCCTTTTCGGTGCTGAAGGCGCCGGATATTCCGTCGGTGCTGATCGAACTGGGCTACATGTCCTCGCCCCGCGATCTGGCGCGGCTGACCGATCCGGCCTGGCGGGCGCAGATGGCCGGCGCCATCGTGGCGGGCCTGTCGGGCTGGGCGGTGGCCGATGCCGCGGCGGCCGTGCTGCTGCGGCAGTAG
- a CDS encoding 5-carboxymethyl-2-hydroxymuconate isomerase, which yields MPHLSYDHAPGLAQLADMDAFADHMRRAMIDTGVFPLGGIRVRGHAASSQSVADAAPDWLWLDMQLRIGQGRSADDRNRAADQLYAAARAFLEPCLGGRPFALSFELREIDPQFSRKGWNTIHTALKG from the coding sequence ATGCCGCACCTCAGCTATGACCACGCGCCCGGGCTGGCGCAGTTGGCCGATATGGATGCCTTTGCCGACCATATGCGCCGCGCGATGATCGACACAGGCGTCTTTCCCCTGGGCGGCATCCGGGTGCGCGGCCATGCCGCAAGCTCGCAATCGGTGGCCGACGCGGCGCCGGACTGGCTGTGGCTGGACATGCAGCTGCGCATCGGCCAGGGCCGCAGCGCCGATGACCGCAACCGCGCCGCCGACCAGCTTTATGCCGCCGCCCGCGCCTTTCTGGAACCCTGCCTGGGCGGGCGCCCCTTTGCCCTGTCGTTCGAGCTGCGCGAGATCGACCCGCAGTTCAGCCGCAAGGGCTGGAACACCATCCACACCGCGCTGAAGGGCTGA
- a CDS encoding M20 aminoacylase family protein, with the protein MPIKNRFAELLPEITAWRRDFHENPELMYDVHRTAGIVAAKLRDFGCDEVVEGIGKTGVVGVIRGRQSGSGRVVGLRADMDALPITEITGAAHASKTPGLMHACGHDGHTAMLLGAAKYLAETRNFDGTVVLAFQPAEEGGAGGLAMVQDGLMDRWGIQEVYGMHNSPGLPVGEFAIKPGALLASADEIEITVTGKGGHAAMPHKVVDTTLVASHIVVALQSIVSRNADPLHSMVVSVCTFQTDSPAHNVIPQTVVMKGTVRTLDPSLRDLAEARIPAIAASIAEAFGASAVVDYKRGYPVTMNTPENTAFAAAIAQEVTGRPTQDVQPQMPAEDFAYMLEARPGAYMLIGNGDSAFCHHPAYDFADDAIPYGCSWFATLVERRMPVSA; encoded by the coding sequence ATGCCGATCAAGAACCGTTTCGCCGAGTTGTTGCCCGAAATCACCGCCTGGCGCCGCGATTTCCACGAAAACCCGGAACTGATGTATGACGTGCATCGCACCGCCGGCATCGTTGCCGCGAAACTGCGCGACTTCGGCTGCGACGAGGTGGTCGAAGGCATCGGCAAGACCGGCGTGGTCGGCGTGATCCGGGGCCGCCAGTCGGGCTCGGGCCGCGTCGTCGGCCTGCGGGCCGACATGGATGCGCTGCCGATCACCGAGATCACCGGCGCCGCCCATGCCTCGAAAACCCCCGGCCTGATGCATGCCTGCGGGCATGACGGCCATACGGCGATGCTGCTGGGCGCCGCGAAATACCTGGCCGAGACGCGGAACTTCGACGGCACGGTCGTCCTCGCCTTCCAGCCCGCCGAAGAAGGCGGGGCAGGCGGGCTGGCCATGGTGCAGGACGGGCTGATGGACCGCTGGGGCATCCAGGAGGTCTATGGCATGCACAACTCCCCCGGCCTGCCGGTGGGGGAATTTGCCATCAAGCCCGGCGCGCTGCTGGCGTCCGCCGACGAGATCGAGATCACCGTCACCGGCAAGGGCGGCCATGCCGCCATGCCGCACAAGGTGGTGGATACCACGCTGGTGGCCAGCCATATCGTGGTCGCGCTGCAATCCATCGTGTCGCGCAATGCCGATCCGCTGCACTCCATGGTGGTTTCGGTCTGCACCTTTCAGACCGACAGCCCGGCGCATAACGTCATCCCCCAGACCGTGGTGATGAAGGGCACGGTGCGCACGCTGGATCCGTCCTTGCGCGATCTGGCCGAGGCGCGGATCCCCGCCATTGCCGCCTCGATCGCCGAGGCCTTCGGGGCCAGCGCGGTGGTCGATTACAAGCGCGGCTATCCGGTTACGATGAACACGCCGGAAAACACCGCCTTTGCTGCGGCCATCGCCCAGGAGGTCACAGGCCGCCCCACGCAGGATGTGCAGCCCCAGATGCCGGCCGAGGATTTCGCCTATATGCTCGAAGCGCGTCCCGGCGCCTACATGCTGATCGGCAATGGCGACAGTGCCTTTTGCCACCACCCCGCCTATGATTTCGCCGACGATGCCATTCCCTATGGTTGCAGCTGGTTCGCCACCCTGGTCGAACGCCGCATGCCCGTGTCGGCCTGA
- a CDS encoding M20 aminoacylase family protein: MPVKNRIAEMQPEIAAWRRDFHEHPELLYEVHRTAGIVADRLRDFGCDEVVPGIGRTGVVGVIRGRQTGSGRVIGLRADMDALPILEETGLPHASKTPGVMHACGHDGHTAMLLGAAKYLAETRNFDGTVVVMFQPAEEGGAGGRAMCEDGMMERWGVQEVYGMHNWPGIPAGQFAIRPGPFFAATNVFTIDIQGRGGHAAKPHETVDPTVIGAQIVLALQSIASRNADPLDSIVVSVTSFVTSSQAFNVIPQSVQIKGTVRTLLKDTRALAEQRIRAIVANTATAFGATASIDYIQGYPVMANHAAETDHARDVAAAISGQPVLEVPPTMGGEDFAYMLEARPGAYILVGNGDTASVHHPAYDFDDAIIPAGSSWYVGMAEARMPVA, translated from the coding sequence ATGCCCGTCAAGAACCGCATCGCCGAAATGCAGCCCGAAATCGCCGCCTGGCGCCGCGATTTCCACGAACACCCCGAACTGTTGTATGAGGTGCATCGCACCGCCGGCATCGTGGCCGACCGCCTGCGCGACTTTGGCTGCGACGAGGTGGTGCCCGGCATCGGCCGCACCGGCGTGGTCGGGGTGATCCGCGGCCGCCAGACCGGATCGGGCCGCGTGATCGGGTTGCGCGCCGATATGGACGCCCTGCCGATCCTCGAGGAAACCGGGCTGCCCCATGCCTCGAAAACGCCGGGCGTGATGCATGCCTGCGGGCATGACGGGCATACGGCGATGCTGCTGGGCGCCGCGAAATACCTGGCCGAGACGCGGAATTTCGACGGCACCGTCGTGGTGATGTTCCAGCCCGCCGAAGAAGGCGGCGCCGGTGGCCGCGCCATGTGCGAAGATGGCATGATGGAGCGTTGGGGCGTGCAAGAGGTGTATGGCATGCACAACTGGCCCGGCATCCCGGCCGGGCAGTTCGCCATCCGCCCCGGCCCGTTCTTTGCCGCCACCAATGTGTTCACCATCGACATTCAGGGCCGCGGCGGCCATGCCGCCAAACCGCATGAAACGGTGGATCCCACGGTGATCGGCGCCCAGATCGTGCTGGCGCTGCAATCCATCGCCTCGCGCAATGCCGACCCGCTGGATTCCATCGTGGTATCCGTCACCTCCTTTGTCACCAGTTCGCAGGCGTTCAACGTGATCCCGCAATCGGTGCAGATCAAAGGCACCGTGCGCACCCTGCTGAAGGACACCCGCGCCCTGGCCGAACAGCGCATCCGCGCCATCGTGGCCAATACCGCCACCGCCTTTGGTGCGACGGCCAGCATCGACTATATCCAGGGCTATCCGGTGATGGCGAACCACGCCGCCGAAACCGACCATGCCCGCGATGTGGCCGCCGCGATCTCGGGCCAGCCGGTGCTGGAGGTGCCGCCGACCATGGGGGGCGAGGATTTCGCCTATATGCTCGAGGCCCGGCCGGGCGCCTATATCCTGGTCGGCAACGGCGATACCGCCAGCGTCCACCACCCGGCCTATGACTTTGACGATGCGATCATTCCCGCCGGGTCGTCCTGGTATGTCGGCATGGCCGAAGCGCGGATGCCGGTGGCCTGA
- a CDS encoding UDP-3-O-(3-hydroxymyristoyl)glucosamine N-acyltransferase: MAHTIRQIAAALGAEAAGALDLVVLRAAEPAQAGPQDLALAMDAKYADGLAQGAAQAAVLWPGADWQGLGLKAAIFVPRPRLAMAGITRVLDPGPEVAPGIHPLAVIDPTAQIGPGAAIGPFVVIGRDVRIGARARIASHASIAEGAVIGDDALIHAGVRICHHVTIGHRLVAQPGAVIGSDGFSFVTPEKSGVEEIRATLGERDEIRQQAWVRIHSVGGVDVGDDVEIGANATVDRGTIRATRIGRGTKLDNMVHIGHNVQVGQDCLLCGQVGVAGSSRIGDRVVLGGQCGVSDNISVGSDVIAGGATKIFTNVPAGLVILGSPAVKMETQIEINKALRRLPRLMQTVAELRKIVTGSVQKDGAETEGT, encoded by the coding sequence ATGGCCCATACGATCCGCCAGATTGCCGCCGCCCTTGGGGCCGAGGCCGCCGGGGCGCTTGACCTGGTGGTGCTGCGCGCCGCCGAACCCGCGCAGGCGGGCCCACAGGATCTGGCGCTGGCGATGGATGCGAAATACGCCGACGGGCTGGCCCAGGGCGCGGCACAGGCGGCCGTGTTGTGGCCGGGCGCCGACTGGCAGGGGCTGGGGCTGAAGGCCGCCATTTTTGTTCCCCGGCCCCGGCTGGCCATGGCGGGCATCACCCGTGTTCTCGACCCCGGCCCCGAGGTGGCGCCCGGCATCCACCCGCTGGCGGTGATCGACCCGACGGCGCAGATCGGCCCGGGCGCGGCCATCGGCCCCTTTGTGGTGATCGGCCGCGATGTGCGCATCGGCGCGCGGGCACGCATCGCCAGCCATGCCAGCATCGCCGAAGGCGCGGTGATCGGCGATGACGCGCTGATCCATGCCGGGGTGCGCATCTGCCATCATGTCACCATCGGCCACCGCCTGGTGGCGCAGCCGGGGGCCGTGATCGGGTCCGACGGGTTTTCCTTTGTCACGCCGGAAAAGTCAGGGGTTGAAGAAATTCGCGCAACCCTCGGGGAACGCGATGAAATCCGGCAACAGGCCTGGGTCCGCATCCATTCCGTCGGCGGGGTGGATGTGGGCGACGATGTGGAAATCGGCGCCAATGCCACGGTCGATCGCGGCACGATCCGCGCCACCCGCATCGGCCGGGGCACCAAATTGGACAACATGGTTCACATCGGCCACAACGTGCAGGTCGGGCAGGATTGCCTGCTGTGCGGGCAGGTCGGTGTCGCCGGATCCTCGCGCATTGGCGACCGGGTGGTCTTGGGCGGGCAATGCGGCGTGTCCGACAATATCAGCGTCGGCAGTGACGTGATCGCCGGCGGCGCCACCAAGATTTTCACCAACGTGCCTGCCGGCCTGGTGATCCTGGGCAGCCCGGCGGTCAAGATGGAAACCCAGATCGAGATCAACAAGGCGCTGCGCCGTCTGCCGCGCCTGATGCAGACGGTGGCAGAGCTTCGGAAAATTGTTACAGGATCTGTGCAAAAGGACGGTGCCGAGACGGAGGGGACATGA
- a CDS encoding acyl carrier protein encodes MTIKDRVIAIIAEQAVLDMADVTMDSTLESLGIDSLGLVESIFAIEEAFDISVPFNANDPTKSDFDISSVAAIVAAVEKLVAEQHG; translated from the coding sequence ATGACGATCAAGGACAGGGTAATCGCCATCATTGCCGAACAGGCGGTGCTGGACATGGCAGATGTGACGATGGACAGCACGCTGGAAAGCCTGGGCATCGACAGTCTGGGGCTGGTCGAATCCATCTTCGCCATCGAAGAGGCCTTCGACATTTCCGTGCCCTTCAACGCCAATGACCCGACGAAAAGCGATTTCGACATTTCTTCGGTGGCCGCCATCGTCGCGGCGGTGGAAAAGCTGGTCGCGGAACAGCACGGATGA
- a CDS encoding beta-ketoacyl-[acyl-carrier-protein] synthase family protein, translated as MKRVVITGAGTVNALAQDVDGTMAAMREGRCGIGPLEIRDRDRLSVAIGGQVKGWEAEAHFNRQQIALYDRFTQFTLHAAREAIAQSGLVFEDQLSLTSGAVLGTAGGGVNTWDENYRTVYEEGKNRVHPFVVPKLMNNAAASHVSMEWNLRGPTFTVATACASSNHAMGLAFQMVRSGAATAMVTGGSEAMLCFGGIKAWEGLRVMSRTACRPFSMNRDGMVQGEGAGVFVFEEYDHARARGAHILAEVAGFAMSSDAADIVMPSAQGAERAITGALRDARLNPEDVGYINAHGTGTAANDKTECAAVAHAFGHHADRLMMSSTKSMHGHCIGGTGAVELLACLMALNDGIIAPTIGYEEPDPECALDVVPNMARAAKVDAVLSNAFAFGGLNAVIALRRI; from the coding sequence ATGAAGCGTGTGGTGATCACCGGCGCCGGCACGGTCAACGCGCTGGCGCAGGATGTGGATGGCACCATGGCGGCCATGCGCGAAGGGCGCTGCGGCATCGGCCCGCTGGAGATCCGCGACCGCGACCGCCTGTCGGTCGCCATCGGCGGCCAGGTCAAGGGCTGGGAGGCCGAGGCGCATTTCAACCGCCAGCAGATCGCGCTGTATGATCGCTTCACCCAGTTCACCCTGCATGCCGCGCGCGAGGCAATTGCCCAGTCCGGGCTGGTGTTCGAGGATCAGCTGTCGCTGACCTCGGGTGCCGTGCTGGGCACCGCCGGCGGCGGGGTCAACACCTGGGACGAAAACTACCGCACGGTCTACGAGGAAGGGAAGAACCGCGTCCATCCCTTTGTCGTGCCCAAGCTGATGAACAATGCCGCCGCCAGCCATGTCAGCATGGAATGGAACCTGCGCGGCCCCACCTTTACCGTGGCCACCGCCTGCGCCAGTTCCAACCATGCCATGGGGCTGGCCTTCCAGATGGTGCGCTCGGGCGCGGCCACCGCCATGGTGACCGGCGGGTCCGAGGCGATGCTGTGTTTCGGCGGCATCAAGGCCTGGGAGGGGCTGCGCGTGATGTCCCGCACCGCCTGCCGCCCGTTCAGCATGAACCGCGACGGCATGGTCCAGGGCGAAGGCGCCGGCGTCTTCGTGTTCGAGGAGTATGACCACGCCCGCGCTCGCGGCGCGCATATCCTGGCCGAGGTGGCGGGCTTTGCCATGTCGTCGGATGCCGCCGATATCGTGATGCCATCTGCCCAGGGGGCGGAACGCGCCATCACCGGCGCGCTGCGCGATGCGCGGCTGAACCCCGAGGATGTGGGCTATATCAACGCCCATGGCACCGGAACGGCGGCGAACGACAAGACCGAATGCGCCGCCGTGGCCCATGCCTTCGGCCATCATGCCGACCGGCTGATGATGTCCTCGACCAAATCCATGCACGGCCACTGCATCGGCGGCACCGGCGCGGTGGAACTGCTGGCCTGCCTGATGGCGCTGAACGATGGCATCATCGCCCCGACCATCGGCTACGAGGAACCCGACCCCGAATGCGCGCTGGACGTGGTGCCCAACATGGCCCGCGCCGCCAAGGTGGATGCCGTGCTGTCGAACGCCTTCGCCTTTGGCGGCCTGAACGCCGTCATCGCGCTGCGCCGGATCTAG